Proteins found in one Campylobacter canadensis genomic segment:
- a CDS encoding class I SAM-dependent methyltransferase: protein MKLSNLSQSLFITLYYKALEFSHKKAILKDEKAFNLVKIIDYDFSKIKDVKLSRVATCIRSAYFDKKCKEFINKNDNCLILILAAGLDARYDRLNASLMKNAYFVECDLGEVIELKKQYFTPNFNQEFISADVLDDDFLNKIDFKNKKILVIIEGLFMYFSNEQIKKVMANLSKLQEFELLCDFVGSRFFKKIKNNVIKKMNISYLGKINSPKDFFTLCNNYECTKIEAKNFMSEHILRWGFVGILNLFFTKKFSFKFAFMLHSKLKHKVNS from the coding sequence ATGAAATTAAGCAATTTATCACAAAGTTTATTTATAACTTTATATTATAAAGCATTGGAATTTTCGCATAAAAAAGCTATTTTAAAAGATGAAAAAGCCTTTAATCTTGTAAAAATTATTGATTATGATTTTTCAAAGATTAAAGATGTAAAATTAAGCAGAGTTGCTACTTGCATAAGAAGTGCTTATTTTGATAAAAAATGTAAAGAATTTATAAATAAAAATGATAATTGCTTAATCTTAATTTTAGCTGCAGGGCTTGATGCAAGATATGATAGATTAAATGCTAGTTTAATGAAAAATGCTTATTTTGTTGAATGTGATTTAGGCGAAGTAATTGAGTTAAAAAAACAATATTTTACACCTAATTTTAATCAAGAATTTATAAGTGCTGATGTTTTAGATGATGATTTTTTAAATAAAATTGATTTTAAAAACAAAAAAATATTAGTAATAATTGAAGGTTTATTTATGTATTTTAGTAATGAACAAATAAAAAAAGTAATGGCTAATTTATCAAAACTGCAAGAATTTGAGCTTTTGTGCGACTTTGTTGGTAGTAGATTTTTTAAAAAAATTAAAAATAATGTTATAAAAAAAATGAATATTTCTTATCTTGGCAAAATAAATAGCCCAAAAGATTTTTTTACCTTATGTAATAATTACGAATGCACTAAAATAGAAGCTAAAAATTTTATGAGTGAGCATATTTTAAGATGGGGTTTTGTTGGAATTTTAAATTTATTTTTTACTAAAAAATTCTCTTTTAAATTTGCTTTTATGCTGCATTCAAAACTAAAACACAAAGTAAATTCATAA
- the cmoA gene encoding carboxy-S-adenosyl-L-methionine synthase CmoA — MKDEVFSEKIIKQFEFDEKVVRVFDDMVTRSVPFYKQNEKILCDILFKNAKENAKILDIGCSTANTLIALANKKDYELFGLDSSKCMIDKASTKAKDLNINITFIHDEIENLDKINTSFDVIICAYTLHFIRPLKRQEILEKIYKKLNNNSIFILCEKVLFENNTFQKNIIDIYEDYKESMGYSRYEIAQKRAALENVLIPFTYNENVKILSNAGFKHIDSFFRWANFASFIAFKE; from the coding sequence ATGAAAGATGAAGTTTTTAGTGAAAAAATCATAAAACAATTTGAATTTGATGAAAAGGTAGTCCGTGTTTTTGATGATATGGTTACAAGAAGTGTGCCTTTTTATAAACAAAATGAAAAAATTTTGTGTGATATTTTATTTAAAAACGCAAAAGAAAATGCAAAAATTCTTGATATAGGCTGCTCAACTGCAAATACACTAATAGCGCTAGCAAATAAAAAAGATTATGAGCTTTTTGGGCTTGATAGCAGCAAATGTATGATAGATAAAGCTTCAACAAAGGCTAAAGATTTAAATATTAATATAACTTTCATACACGATGAAATTGAGAATTTAGACAAAATAAATACAAGTTTTGATGTGATAATTTGCGCTTACACCTTGCATTTTATAAGACCCTTAAAAAGACAAGAAATTTTAGAAAAAATATATAAAAAACTTAATAATAATTCTATTTTTATTTTATGCGAAAAAGTACTTTTTGAAAATAACACCTTTCAAAAAAATATAATTGATATTTATGAAGATTACAAAGAAAGTATGGGTTATTCACGCTATGAAATAGCACAAAAAAGAGCAGCCTTAGAAAATGTTTTAATCCCTTTTACATACAATGAAAATGTAAAAATACTATCCAATGCTGGTTTTAAACACATTGATAGTTTTTTTCGTTGGGCTAATTTTGCATCTTTTATTGCTTTTAAAGAATAA
- a CDS encoding pyridoxamine 5'-phosphate oxidase family protein: protein MNEKLKNALEHMNKEHIDSIKNLVKFHKNVDAKEAKLTHLDYEKITINYDGNEFSINYDNKANDETLHYEIINLCTKAKPKEDGSKLNEEIKNYMHSFKSVVIASGDENGFISSYAPIIFNGDEIFIFISEVAEHYTTISKNPNIEIMFLQDEKEAKTVFARIRLRYQVKATILPREERFEELFSILKQRFSEASVFAAMKDFHFVKLSIKSGRYVKGFGAAFSIDEHNNASAIRIEKPHKV, encoded by the coding sequence ATGAATGAAAAATTAAAAAATGCCCTAGAGCATATGAATAAAGAACATATTGATAGTATTAAAAATTTAGTTAAATTTCACAAAAATGTTGATGCAAAAGAAGCAAAACTAACGCATTTAGACTATGAAAAAATTACAATAAATTATGATGGTAATGAATTTAGTATTAATTACGATAATAAAGCAAATGATGAAACATTGCATTATGAAATAATTAATTTATGTACAAAAGCAAAGCCTAAAGAAGATGGCTCAAAATTAAACGAAGAAATAAAAAATTATATGCACTCTTTTAAAAGTGTTGTAATTGCAAGTGGCGATGAAAATGGCTTTATATCATCTTATGCACCTATTATTTTTAATGGTGATGAAATATTTATTTTTATAAGTGAAGTTGCCGAACATTACACAACTATTAGTAAAAATCCAAATATTGAAATTATGTTTTTACAAGATGAAAAAGAAGCAAAAACAGTATTTGCAAGAATAAGATTAAGATATCAAGTAAAGGCTACAATTCTTCCAAGAGAAGAAAGGTTTGAAGAGCTTTTTAGTATTCTTAAACAAAGATTTAGCGAAGCTTCTGTTTTTGCTGCTATGAAAGATTTTCATTTTGTAAAATTGAGTATAAAAAGCGGTAGATATGTAAAAGGTTTTGGCGCAGCATTTAGCATTGATGAGCATAATAATGCAAGTGCAATTCGCATAGAAAAACCACATAAGGTATAA
- a CDS encoding ABC transporter substrate-binding protein, whose translation MKKIILLFLSAILLNAKSLVVLEPSAVEILLKLGAKDNILAIAKTQSSKIEPEYLSKDLDSVGTYIRVNMEKIISLNPDLVLYSHHSLNVEQLDKFNIKRKSIEANNLEDIKQNIKFLAQISNKESNGEKLLLEFNNYLSKTKNVIKNKSAIIVFSANPLMLFCSNNLANDVINHIGVKNICTQKEQSPIVNIEYILSSNPDVIIYFGNKEELIKQYPLLKLSKAYKDNKILTSNSASLLRASYNITKTISTLIEQIQ comes from the coding sequence ATGAAAAAAATAATTTTATTATTTTTAAGTGCCATATTATTAAATGCAAAAAGTCTAGTGGTTTTAGAACCAAGCGCAGTAGAAATTTTGCTTAAATTAGGTGCAAAAGACAATATTTTAGCAATAGCAAAAACACAAAGCTCAAAAATAGAACCTGAGTATTTAAGCAAAGATTTAGATAGTGTTGGAACATATATTAGAGTTAATATGGAAAAAATAATCTCACTAAATCCTGATTTAGTACTCTATTCTCATCATTCTTTAAATGTTGAACAATTAGACAAATTTAACATAAAAAGAAAAAGTATTGAAGCAAATAACTTAGAAGATATTAAACAAAATATTAAATTTCTTGCTCAAATTAGTAATAAAGAAAGTAATGGAGAAAAATTACTTTTAGAATTTAATAATTATTTAAGTAAAACAAAGAATGTTATAAAAAATAAAAGCGCAATTATTGTATTTTCGGCAAATCCTTTAATGCTTTTTTGTAGTAATAATTTAGCCAATGATGTAATTAATCACATTGGAGTAAAAAATATTTGCACACAAAAAGAGCAAAGTCCAATAGTAAATATTGAATATATTCTAAGCTCTAATCCTGATGTAATTATTTATTTTGGCAATAAAGAAGAGTTAATAAAACAATATCCATTATTAAAATTAAGTAAGGCATATAAAGATAATAAAATATTAACAAGCAACTCAGCAAGTTTATTAAGAGCTAGTTATAACATTACTAAAACAATAAGCACATTAATAGAGCAAATCCAATGA